A stretch of DNA from Thalassospiraceae bacterium LMO-SO8:
ATTTTGGGCGGGCTGGAGTTGGGCCGCATCAACGTCGCCGCGCGCGGCGTCGGCGTTGCCCGGGCGGCGTTGAACGACGCCGTCGCCTATGCCCTGGACCGCAAGACCTTCGGCAAGCCCATCGCCGAACACCAGTCGATCCAGATCAAATTGGCCGACATGGCGACCCGGGTCGAGGCCGCGCGCCTGCTGGTCGACAGCGCCGCCCGCGCCTACGACAAGGGACAGCGCTGCGACATGGAGGCCGGCATGGCCAAGCTGTTCGCGACCGAGGCGGCCCTGGAAAACGCCATCGAGGCCATGCGTATCCACGGCGCCTACGGCTATTCCAAGGAATACAACGTGGAACGTTATTTCCGCGACGCGCCCTTGCTGTGCATCGGTGAAGGCACCAACGAGCTGCAGCGCATCATCATCGCCCGGCAGCTGACGGAACGGGCCCAGGGATGAGCGGCCTGCCGCTCGATGGGGTGCGCATCCTCGCCGTCGAACAATACGGCGCCGGTCCCTTCGGTACCCAGTTCCTGGCCGACCAGGGGGCCGAGGTCATCAAGATTGAAGCCCCGGGAGAGGGCGATTACGCCCGTGCCCTGGGACCGCATTATTTCGAGAACGGCGAAAGCCAGTTCTGGCATTCCTTCAACCGCAACAAGAAAAGCCTGACTCTCGACCTGAAGCAGCCCGAGGGCATGGCCGTGTTCCTGGATCTGGTGAAGACCGCCGACGCCGTGGCCAGCAATTCGCGCGGCGACGTGGCCGAACGGCTGGGCATCACCTACGCGCACCTGAAAGACGCCAATCCCAGGATCGTCTGCGCGCACCTGTCGGCCTATGGCCGCACGGGGTCGCGCGCCGCCTGGCCTGGGTTCGATTTCCTGATGCAGGCCGAGGCGGGGCATTTCTCCGTCACCGGCGAGCCGGGCAGCCCGCCGACCCGCATGGGCCTGTCCGTGGTCGATCTGGCGACGGGCCTGGCGCTCGCCTTTGCCGTCTCGTCCGGGATTGTCAGCGCGCGCGCCACGGGCAAGGGCCAGGACCTGGATACGTCGCTGTTCCACATGGCGCATATGCTGAACGTCTATACCGCCACCTGGTATCTGAATTCGGGCCATGTCCAGGGCCGCACGGCGCGCTCGGGCCATGCGTCGCTGGTGCCTTGTCAGTTGTACCGGACGCAGGACGGCTGGATTTACATCATGTGCAACAAGGAGAAATTCTGGCCGGCCCTGTGCAAGGCCATCGGCGAGCCCGATTGGGCCAAGGACGAACGTTTCCGCAGTTTCAAGGAACGCCTCGCCAACCGGGAACTGGTGCAGGAACTTCTGGATGAGCGGCTCAGCGAGCGCACGACCGAGGAATGGCTCGAGGCGTTTTCCGGCGCCGTGCCGTCGTCGCCGGTCTATGACCTGGCGCAGGCGCTGGACAACCCCTTCGTCGCCGAACAGGGCATCATCCAGGAACTGGAACTTGAGGGGCACGGCCCGATCCGCATGATCGATACGCCCGTGCGCTCGGCAACTCCGACGCCGGCCCGACCGGCCTCACCGCTGGGGGAGGACACGGAAAAAATCCTCTCCGATCTGGGATACGATAAGAATCGTCTCGCCCAACTGCGCAAAGCGGGGGTAATCTAGAGGCAGAAGGGGGGCATTTCTTTTAATAATAATGCCATTGGGAGGATGCCACCTTGGGCCAAACGATAAGTGAAAAGATCCTCGCCCGCGCCTCGGGCAAGGAAACGGTGAAGCCTGGCGATATTGTGACCTGCAATGTCGACTTGGCCATGGTCCATGATTCGTCGGGGCCGCGCACGTCCGGGAAAAAGCTGGATGAGCTGGGCGTGCCCGTCTGGGACATGGACAAGCTGGTCGTCATTTCCGACCACTACGTCAATCTGGATACGCCTGAAAGTAAGAACGTCCAGGACATCTGCGACGCCTGGTGCGAAAGCCACAAGGTCAAGCACTTCATCCGCAACCAGGGCATCTGCCACATCGTTCTGCCGCAGGAAGGCTATGTCCGCCCGGGCATGTTCTGCGTCGGTGCCGACAGCCATTCGACCACGGCCGGCGCCTTCGGCGCCTTCATGGTCGGCGTCGGGGCGACGGAAATCACCGGCGTCATGGCCACGGGCGACATCTGGGTCCGTGTGC
This window harbors:
- a CDS encoding CoA transferase, which translates into the protein MSGLPLDGVRILAVEQYGAGPFGTQFLADQGAEVIKIEAPGEGDYARALGPHYFENGESQFWHSFNRNKKSLTLDLKQPEGMAVFLDLVKTADAVASNSRGDVAERLGITYAHLKDANPRIVCAHLSAYGRTGSRAAWPGFDFLMQAEAGHFSVTGEPGSPPTRMGLSVVDLATGLALAFAVSSGIVSARATGKGQDLDTSLFHMAHMLNVYTATWYLNSGHVQGRTARSGHASLVPCQLYRTQDGWIYIMCNKEKFWPALCKAIGEPDWAKDERFRSFKERLANRELVQELLDERLSERTTEEWLEAFSGAVPSSPVYDLAQALDNPFVAEQGIIQELELEGHGPIRMIDTPVRSATPTPARPASPLGEDTEKILSDLGYDKNRLAQLRKAGVI